In one Mucilaginibacter sp. PAMB04168 genomic region, the following are encoded:
- a CDS encoding response regulator gives MTGRSILIIEDDPDIAEVITIILTDDGYRVTAIAETEDIINSVQEIKPDLVITDYILNGINGGEYCSQLKRDPRTLHIPVIILSGYGRVLESLGHYGADQIIHKPFDNEDLSRKVAALLNLSASDSSNE, from the coding sequence ATGACAGGAAGGTCAATATTAATTATAGAAGATGATCCGGATATTGCGGAGGTCATTACAATTATTTTAACAGATGATGGCTACCGGGTTACGGCAATAGCAGAAACAGAAGACATCATCAATAGCGTGCAAGAAATCAAACCAGACCTGGTCATTACCGATTATATCTTAAACGGCATTAACGGAGGCGAGTACTGCAGTCAGCTGAAGCGCGACCCGCGTACATTACACATACCCGTAATTATTCTATCTGGCTATGGCAGAGTACTCGAATCTTTGGGACATTATGGCGCAGATCAGATAATTCACAAACCATTTGATAACGAAGATCTTTCTCGAAAAGTAGCAGCCCTTCTTAATTTGTCAGCTAGTGACAGCTCAAATGAGTAA
- a CDS encoding M14 family zinc carboxypeptidase yields MNNINSIDHTLYKESLFTNRIIKHSTLKDKLNKLRIHGLFKVDVAGYSAQQREIYSVTLGHGSTSVLLWSQMHGDEPTGTLAFFDLFNFFAANDKHNALREHLLNTCTLHFIPMVNPDGAELYQRRNAQGIDINRDFLQQQSPEAQLLARLQQEVQPKFGFNMHDQESLWSVAGTKQPASISLLAPPCDAAATVTPKRLKAIQVISSISEMLNELIPGQVGRWSEDFEPRAFGDNFQRLGTATILVEAGGHHNDPERQLVRKLNFDVVLHALNHIATGQYRNQSATPYYNIPTNSKELFHIIIKNCRVATYGGTITVDVGLNYTEKLDVESKTLIKTYAVTDIGDLSVWNAYHRHDANGAVLSGALILDEKANLTIIVDDQTHLEFVNGLLIQQ; encoded by the coding sequence ATGAACAACATCAACTCTATCGACCATACGCTGTACAAAGAATCCTTATTCACCAACCGGATCATCAAACATAGTACATTAAAAGACAAGCTTAATAAGCTGCGAATCCACGGACTATTTAAGGTAGATGTTGCTGGATACTCTGCACAGCAACGAGAGATTTATAGTGTAACACTTGGTCACGGCAGCACCTCCGTGTTGCTGTGGAGCCAAATGCATGGCGATGAACCCACAGGCACCCTCGCCTTTTTTGACCTGTTTAATTTTTTTGCCGCAAACGACAAGCACAACGCATTGCGCGAACACCTATTAAACACCTGCACGCTGCATTTCATCCCCATGGTTAACCCTGATGGTGCCGAACTTTACCAGCGGCGCAACGCACAGGGGATTGACATTAACCGTGATTTTTTACAGCAGCAATCGCCTGAGGCTCAATTGCTGGCTCGTTTGCAGCAAGAGGTACAACCCAAGTTTGGTTTCAATATGCATGATCAGGAGAGTTTATGGTCAGTGGCAGGTACTAAACAGCCGGCCAGCATATCCTTATTAGCCCCACCCTGCGATGCTGCTGCAACAGTAACGCCTAAACGGCTTAAAGCCATTCAGGTTATATCTTCAATATCCGAGATGCTTAATGAACTCATTCCCGGTCAGGTTGGCCGCTGGAGCGAAGATTTTGAGCCACGTGCTTTTGGCGATAATTTTCAGCGGTTGGGAACGGCTACCATACTGGTAGAAGCCGGCGGTCATCACAACGATCCTGAACGGCAACTGGTGCGTAAACTCAATTTCGATGTAGTGCTGCATGCCTTAAATCATATAGCAACCGGACAATACCGCAACCAAAGCGCCACACCTTACTATAATATACCAACCAACAGTAAAGAGCTATTTCACATCATTATCAAAAACTGCAGGGTAGCAACTTATGGCGGTACCATAACTGTTGATGTTGGTTTGAATTACACAGAAAAGCTTGACGTTGAAAGTAAAACCTTAATTAAGACTTACGCCGTAACCGACATAGGCGACCTTTCTGTTTGGAATGCCTACCACCGGCATGACGCAAACGGCGCTGTATTAAGCGGAGCGCTCATACTGGATGAAAAAGCCAACCTTACCATAATTGTTGACGATCAAACACATCTCGAATTTGTAAATGGCCTGCTAATACAACAATAA
- a CDS encoding prolyl oligopeptidase family serine peptidase, whose amino-acid sequence MKKLILRVLFALTFCSGPTFAQKFSLNQVLSYPFPTELTSSERGSKIAVAINEEGKRNVYVAEGPSFKLRKLTNYNTDDGQEISSLSISPDGNFVVFVRGGDHSSNEGSVPVNPAFDPAGTKVQVWSIAFAGGEAKALSEGDYPAISPKSNQVAFIKNSQVWIAPIDGSVQAKSLFTARGSSSSVKWSPDGEKLAFVSARADHSFIGIYSGPGKPIQWIAPSFARDGQPRWSPDGTHMAFIRTPGTGSVPDSILPRKHQPWAIWTADLNTGKATQVWKAPATLAGSMPTTDGGANLNWAAGNRIVFVSYHDGWPHLYSVPSTGGQPLLLTPGNFMVEQVMLSADGKSVLFSANKGTEKQDIDRRHIGRVAVDKAAMEMLTAGNGIEAYPVLTGDGNTIVYLSSTAQRPLVPTVMDARKKNVALIGEELIPGNFPKQMVAPRQVVFKAPDGIEVHGQLFEPVGVKGKSPAIVYVHGGPQRQMVLGWHFMDYYSIDYALNQYLASMGFTILSVNYRLGVGYGYEFHKPAQGGATGAIEYQDIKAAGDWLAAQPNIDAKRIGIYGGSYGGFLTAMALAKNSDRFAAGVDIHGVHNWVRTPATQSPEKAPDAEEALKIARQSSPVNWIDGWKSPVLFIHADDDRNVAYSQTVDLIRRFENKGMPYEFLAIPDDTHHWMKYSNAVTVSEATAEFLKRKLIK is encoded by the coding sequence ATGAAAAAACTGATACTTCGTGTTTTATTCGCTCTTACATTCTGCAGCGGTCCAACATTTGCTCAAAAGTTCTCCTTAAACCAGGTACTCAGCTACCCTTTTCCAACCGAGCTTACAAGTAGTGAACGGGGGTCTAAAATTGCAGTTGCTATTAACGAGGAGGGCAAACGCAATGTTTACGTAGCTGAAGGGCCAAGTTTTAAATTACGAAAGTTAACTAACTATAATACAGACGACGGGCAGGAAATAAGTAGCTTATCCATATCACCTGATGGCAATTTCGTGGTGTTTGTGCGGGGCGGCGATCACAGCTCAAACGAGGGTAGTGTGCCTGTAAATCCGGCTTTTGATCCGGCGGGTACTAAAGTGCAGGTATGGAGCATTGCCTTTGCTGGCGGAGAAGCCAAGGCATTAAGTGAAGGCGATTATCCAGCCATTTCGCCAAAAAGTAATCAGGTAGCATTTATAAAAAACAGCCAGGTTTGGATTGCGCCTATTGATGGCTCGGTACAGGCTAAAAGCTTATTTACCGCCCGCGGCAGTTCAAGTTCGGTTAAGTGGTCGCCTGATGGTGAGAAGCTGGCTTTCGTTTCTGCCCGTGCCGATCACAGTTTTATAGGTATATACTCAGGCCCCGGCAAACCAATACAATGGATAGCTCCATCATTTGCGCGAGACGGGCAGCCGCGTTGGTCGCCCGATGGTACGCACATGGCTTTTATCCGCACTCCTGGTACCGGCAGTGTGCCTGATTCTATTTTGCCTCGCAAGCACCAGCCGTGGGCTATATGGACCGCCGACTTAAATACAGGCAAAGCAACTCAAGTATGGAAAGCCCCTGCAACACTGGCCGGCTCTATGCCTACGACTGATGGGGGTGCTAATCTCAACTGGGCTGCAGGTAACCGCATTGTTTTTGTATCCTACCATGATGGCTGGCCGCATTTGTACAGCGTGCCCTCAACCGGCGGACAGCCTTTGTTACTGACACCAGGTAACTTTATGGTAGAGCAGGTTATGCTAAGTGCCGATGGCAAGAGTGTTTTGTTTAGTGCCAATAAAGGCACCGAAAAACAGGATATTGACAGAAGGCATATAGGCCGTGTTGCGGTTGATAAAGCTGCCATGGAGATGCTTACCGCGGGCAATGGTATTGAAGCTTACCCTGTGCTTACCGGCGATGGTAATACCATAGTTTACTTAAGCTCAACCGCCCAACGGCCGCTGGTGCCTACTGTAATGGATGCCCGGAAAAAAAACGTAGCCTTAATTGGTGAAGAGCTAATCCCAGGTAACTTTCCTAAACAGATGGTTGCGCCCAGGCAGGTAGTGTTTAAAGCGCCTGATGGGATAGAGGTTCATGGGCAGCTTTTTGAGCCTGTTGGCGTTAAAGGTAAAAGCCCGGCCATTGTTTATGTACATGGTGGCCCGCAAAGGCAAATGGTTTTAGGCTGGCACTTTATGGACTATTATTCGATAGATTATGCCCTGAATCAATATTTGGCAAGCATGGGTTTTACTATCTTGTCTGTAAACTATCGCTTGGGCGTGGGTTACGGTTACGAATTTCACAAACCTGCTCAGGGTGGCGCCACAGGCGCTATCGAGTATCAGGATATAAAGGCAGCTGGCGATTGGCTGGCTGCGCAACCTAATATTGATGCCAAACGCATAGGTATTTATGGCGGCTCTTACGGTGGTTTTTTAACCGCTATGGCCTTAGCCAAAAATTCAGACAGGTTTGCCGCCGGTGTAGACATACATGGCGTACACAACTGGGTGAGAACTCCGGCAACCCAAAGCCCGGAAAAAGCGCCGGATGCCGAAGAAGCCTTGAAAATAGCCCGTCAATCATCTCCGGTGAATTGGATAGACGGCTGGAAGTCGCCGGTATTATTTATTCATGCCGATGACGACCGCAATGTGGCCTATAGTCAAACGGTTGATCTGATACGCCGTTTTGAAAATAAAGGCATGCCTTACGAGTTTCTGGCCATTCCGGATGATACGCACCACTGGATGAAGTATAGTAACGCCGTAACCGTGAGTGAAGCCACCGCCGAATTTTTAAAGAGAAAACTTATAAAATAA
- a CDS encoding SusC/RagA family TonB-linked outer membrane protein, producing the protein MKKIFTLKFLLLMMFCAVTAVAQTVEISGKVTDANDNTPVTGVTVSVKGTTTAVGTDVNGNYRIKTPQGSTALLFRFIGYTSQEIAISGRRTIDVKLAPDSKMLNEVVVNTGLGIARNKKELAYAAQSVTSEELNQNHQPNLVNALQGKVAGATISSTGGGPGQGARIIIRGVNSIDPNKSNQPLFVVDGVIIDNSTSTVGAGSGFNVRSVGNRGSDINPEDIETINVLKGGAATALYGLLGSNGVIVITTKKGKGNELRVDLTSTYGFENPDKLPKVQKEYTAGILGVYTPIGLGPAWGPNIAEAKLLDPTHPDELFDNYKQAYRTGHQNRNSLSVSGGTENARIFSSLSYFKQSGMLPFTDYRNISARLNADFKISSKFKSSVNMNFVNSGGYRYDADRFGESLAYFSPRWDVSEYLNPDGTQLWKGTNNPIYGAATNRLKDDNNRFIGGVTYSYTPVKWFDLTYRFGVDIYNENRFRTAPGPMGIPGERLYDNSDGYVGDYNNKYRSLSSTLIATLNGQITTDLKGTLRLGQDLFDRQNSSKGITGTKLAKYDLFTLWNATAFQDIVDSQYKYRLMGLFAEGTLDYKNYLFLTLSLRRDITSTLPESNRAFYYPSASLSYAFSDQFKLPEFISFGKLRLSYAKLGKDAPEYSYVNGYTRNSSIATGSTGFTRTNSLRNPELRPEFTSTYEAGLEMSFLKSRFGFDFTYYRSLSKDMITQADVSSATGYLTAFVNAGSIQNKGVELILKGSPVRSKNFSWDATLNFSANRNKVVETLNHAPVNYGGNSGGYLNSPVTLRLVEGEAYGNLYGTVWQRYGADPNATKAEKDLPLLIGANGFPVLGSVNNLKILGNSQPRWIGGLSNTFTYKRLSLTALLDGRWGLQKFNRLENFFAAFGIADYTADRRQFKVFDGLLANGQPNTKSVWLGQATGPDGVNYGEGYYRTYYRAISEPFVSDASWIRLRSASLSYNIPNNYLPKFIKRASASVTGTNLWLHTNYYGLDPESVSADSGSNVDGWSGFTYPAARQFFFTINVGF; encoded by the coding sequence ATGAAGAAAATTTTTACGTTAAAATTTCTGCTTCTGATGATGTTTTGCGCCGTAACTGCTGTGGCGCAAACCGTTGAAATTAGCGGTAAGGTTACCGACGCCAATGACAACACCCCCGTGACCGGCGTTACCGTATCGGTTAAAGGAACTACTACAGCCGTAGGCACCGACGTAAACGGCAACTATCGAATTAAAACGCCGCAGGGCAGCACTGCACTGCTATTTAGGTTTATTGGCTACACAAGCCAGGAAATAGCTATTAGCGGCCGTCGCACCATCGACGTAAAACTTGCTCCCGATAGTAAAATGCTGAACGAGGTAGTGGTAAATACCGGTTTAGGTATTGCCCGTAACAAAAAGGAGCTGGCTTATGCCGCACAAAGCGTTACCTCAGAAGAGCTGAATCAAAACCATCAGCCAAATTTGGTAAATGCCTTACAGGGCAAGGTAGCTGGCGCTACCATATCCAGTACGGGTGGCGGTCCGGGCCAGGGTGCACGTATTATCATCAGGGGTGTAAATTCTATCGATCCTAATAAAAGCAACCAGCCTTTATTTGTGGTAGACGGTGTTATTATAGATAACAGTACTTCTACAGTAGGTGCCGGCTCAGGCTTCAACGTACGCAGTGTAGGTAACCGCGGTTCAGATATTAACCCCGAGGATATAGAAACTATTAACGTATTAAAAGGCGGCGCTGCAACTGCGCTGTACGGATTATTAGGCTCAAATGGTGTAATTGTAATTACTACTAAAAAAGGCAAGGGTAATGAGCTTAGGGTTGACCTTACCAGCACTTACGGTTTTGAGAATCCAGATAAGCTCCCTAAGGTACAAAAAGAATATACCGCAGGTATTTTGGGAGTTTACACCCCCATTGGCTTAGGTCCAGCCTGGGGCCCTAACATTGCAGAGGCAAAACTGCTCGATCCAACCCATCCGGATGAGCTTTTTGATAATTATAAGCAAGCGTACCGCACAGGTCACCAGAATCGTAACTCGCTTTCTGTATCAGGCGGAACGGAGAATGCCCGTATCTTCTCGTCGTTATCTTACTTCAAACAAAGCGGTATGCTGCCATTTACAGATTATCGCAACATATCAGCCAGATTAAACGCCGACTTTAAAATCAGCAGTAAATTCAAAAGTTCAGTTAACATGAACTTTGTTAACTCGGGCGGTTACCGTTATGATGCCGACCGTTTTGGAGAAAGCCTGGCTTATTTTTCGCCACGCTGGGATGTAAGCGAATACCTTAATCCAGATGGTACCCAGCTTTGGAAGGGCACCAATAACCCAATTTACGGCGCAGCTACTAACCGTTTAAAGGATGACAACAACCGCTTTATAGGTGGTGTTACCTATAGCTATACGCCGGTTAAGTGGTTCGATTTAACTTACCGCTTTGGTGTTGATATCTATAATGAAAACCGCTTCCGCACCGCTCCGGGCCCGATGGGTATACCCGGCGAGCGACTGTACGATAACTCCGATGGCTATGTAGGTGATTATAATAATAAATACCGCTCACTGAGCTCTACCTTAATTGCTACTTTAAATGGCCAGATAACCACAGACCTGAAAGGAACTTTGCGTTTAGGACAAGATTTATTCGACAGGCAAAATTCGAGCAAAGGCATTACCGGAACCAAACTGGCGAAGTACGATTTGTTTACGCTTTGGAATGCAACTGCATTTCAGGATATAGTTGACAGCCAATATAAATACCGGTTAATGGGTTTGTTTGCCGAAGGCACACTCGATTATAAGAACTATTTATTCTTAACGCTTAGCTTAAGAAGAGATATCACATCTACCCTGCCAGAATCGAACAGGGCATTCTACTACCCTTCTGCCAGTTTATCTTATGCATTTTCCGATCAGTTCAAACTGCCCGAATTTATATCATTTGGTAAGCTAAGGTTATCATATGCTAAGCTGGGTAAGGATGCGCCCGAATACTCATACGTAAACGGTTATACCAGAAACAGCAGTATTGCTACCGGCTCAACCGGCTTTACCAGAACCAACAGCTTACGTAACCCCGAACTACGCCCGGAATTTACCAGCACTTATGAAGCAGGTTTGGAAATGAGCTTCCTGAAAAGTCGTTTTGGATTTGACTTCACCTATTATCGTTCTTTAAGTAAAGATATGATTACCCAGGCCGACGTTTCATCCGCAACAGGCTATCTCACCGCTTTTGTAAATGCAGGCAGCATACAAAATAAGGGTGTAGAGCTGATATTAAAGGGCTCCCCCGTACGTTCAAAAAACTTTAGCTGGGATGCAACTTTAAACTTTTCTGCTAATCGTAATAAGGTGGTTGAAACACTTAACCATGCTCCTGTTAACTACGGCGGCAACAGCGGTGGTTACTTAAACTCGCCGGTTACCTTACGTTTGGTTGAGGGCGAAGCTTATGGCAACCTGTATGGAACGGTTTGGCAACGCTATGGCGCCGACCCTAATGCAACCAAGGCAGAAAAAGACCTTCCATTGTTAATAGGCGCTAATGGTTTCCCGGTGTTGGGGTCGGTTAACAACCTTAAAATTTTAGGAAACTCACAACCCCGGTGGATTGGTGGCTTATCAAACACCTTTACCTACAAGCGACTAAGCCTTACTGCGCTTTTAGACGGTCGCTGGGGTTTGCAGAAATTTAATCGTCTGGAGAACTTCTTTGCTGCATTCGGTATTGCCGATTACACTGCCGATCGCCGCCAATTTAAAGTGTTCGATGGCTTATTAGCTAATGGTCAGCCAAACACTAAATCGGTATGGTTAGGGCAGGCAACAGGTCCGGATGGTGTAAATTACGGCGAGGGTTACTACCGTACATATTACCGCGCCATATCTGAACCTTTTGTGAGCGATGCCTCATGGATCCGTTTACGCTCAGCGAGTCTTAGCTACAACATTCCAAATAATTATTTGCCCAAATTTATAAAACGTGCTTCGGCATCGGTTACCGGCACCAACTTATGGTTGCATACCAATTATTATGGTCTGGATCCGGAATCTGTTTCGGCAGATAGCGGCAGCAACGTTGACGGATGGTCGGGCTTTACTTACCCCGCAGCCCGTCAGTTCTTTTTTACTATTAACGTAGGATTCTAA
- a CDS encoding lipocalin family protein, whose product MSKNLYLIAGLAGVVALGMKLASCVSIPRGATPVRPFDQKRYLGTWYEIARMDFKFEKGLSRVTVTYTANGDGTISVNNKGFKEKDQQWKQSIGKAKAVGSPTEGRLKVSFFGPFYAGYNVIEIDSNYKYALVVGNNLKYLWLLSREKSMPDNIRKQYLDHAKALGYDVEKLIWTDQH is encoded by the coding sequence ATGAGTAAAAATCTGTACTTGATAGCCGGTCTGGCAGGCGTTGTGGCGCTTGGAATGAAATTAGCGTCCTGCGTTTCCATACCACGTGGTGCTACACCGGTTAGGCCCTTCGACCAGAAGAGATACCTGGGCACCTGGTATGAAATAGCCCGCATGGATTTTAAGTTTGAGAAAGGATTATCTCGTGTTACTGTAACCTATACAGCCAATGGTGACGGAACGATCAGCGTAAATAATAAAGGCTTCAAGGAAAAAGACCAGCAATGGAAACAAAGTATAGGCAAAGCCAAGGCGGTCGGTTCACCTACCGAGGGCAGACTGAAGGTGTCATTTTTTGGCCCCTTTTATGCCGGTTATAATGTAATAGAGATTGACAGCAACTACAAATATGCGTTGGTTGTAGGTAATAATCTGAAATATCTTTGGCTTCTTTCCAGAGAGAAGTCTATGCCTGATAATATCCGGAAACAATACCTTGATCATGCCAAAGCACTCGGCTATGACGTCGAAAAGCTAATCTGGACGGATCAGCATTAA
- a CDS encoding SusD/RagB family nutrient-binding outer membrane lipoprotein, with amino-acid sequence MQRIYKYTSIALLALATATMPSCKKYFALDQDPNLVNDPTLQSLLTNTTFKMGNNSYNAGSTVAPYVQYLANPTASSATDTYQQVDYSGTWDAIYYALADATDMKNKAVAQNSSEFIGVADVALAYNLSLINDLWGSGPYSEAFKTNNFTPKYDSQQDVYNTCVTLINEAITQLSKTDATIKLNTTPTADLVHGGDRVKWLKTAYAIKARLLNKLSKRPNYDATAVLAAVRSSYTTNADDAGMATFITRNPWAGVALSNANATLGGWLSEQLVDHLNGTTYGIFDPRIRKITDPTVTNTFIGTVNGAGNRAPGANTTKDENYISQKSPWTADTAPLLIVTYAEMKFIEAEAALRSNDRTSAYAAYLAGINANMDKLQVPATDAERIAYMASPIVAVGAANLTLDLIFKEKYVATYLNPEAWNDARRYDYKYKDFTLPANAVLTTFIRRLAYPTSETRKNTANVPNVGALTDRIFWDQP; translated from the coding sequence ATGCAAAGAATATATAAATATACATCAATAGCACTTTTAGCCCTGGCTACGGCAACTATGCCGAGCTGCAAAAAGTATTTTGCGCTGGATCAAGACCCAAATTTGGTAAACGACCCCACACTGCAATCGTTGCTAACTAACACTACCTTTAAAATGGGAAATAACAGTTACAACGCTGGCAGTACAGTAGCGCCCTATGTACAATACCTGGCAAATCCAACGGCCAGTTCGGCCACCGATACTTACCAACAGGTTGATTATTCGGGCACGTGGGACGCCATCTACTATGCTTTGGCCGATGCTACTGACATGAAAAATAAGGCAGTTGCTCAAAATTCGAGTGAATTTATTGGCGTAGCTGATGTAGCTCTAGCTTATAACTTAAGCCTGATTAATGACCTTTGGGGAAGCGGCCCTTACAGCGAAGCTTTTAAAACAAATAACTTTACGCCGAAATATGACTCGCAGCAAGACGTTTACAACACTTGTGTTACCTTAATTAATGAGGCGATAACCCAATTATCAAAAACCGATGCGACCATAAAGCTTAACACTACACCTACTGCTGATCTGGTACACGGCGGCGACCGTGTAAAATGGCTTAAAACGGCTTATGCAATAAAGGCACGTTTATTAAACAAATTAAGCAAAAGACCCAATTATGACGCTACAGCCGTTTTAGCTGCCGTAAGAAGTTCCTACACCACCAATGCCGATGATGCAGGCATGGCTACCTTTATTACACGTAACCCGTGGGCAGGTGTAGCACTATCCAACGCCAACGCCACCTTAGGCGGCTGGCTGTCCGAACAATTGGTTGATCACCTGAATGGTACTACTTACGGCATATTTGATCCGCGGATTCGTAAGATTACCGATCCTACGGTCACTAATACATTTATTGGTACGGTTAATGGTGCGGGCAACAGGGCCCCAGGTGCAAATACCACTAAGGATGAGAACTATATTTCTCAAAAATCACCCTGGACGGCTGATACTGCTCCCCTGCTTATTGTAACTTATGCCGAAATGAAGTTTATTGAGGCAGAAGCAGCCCTGCGTTCAAACGACCGCACCAGTGCATACGCAGCTTACCTCGCCGGTATCAATGCCAACATGGATAAACTGCAAGTGCCCGCTACTGATGCTGAACGGATAGCCTACATGGCCAGCCCTATAGTAGCTGTTGGTGCCGCCAACCTTACTTTGGACTTGATTTTTAAAGAAAAGTATGTAGCCACCTACCTCAACCCGGAGGCTTGGAACGATGCACGCCGTTATGATTATAAATACAAGGACTTTACGCTGCCTGCCAACGCAGTGCTTACAACATTCATCCGCCGCTTGGCTTACCCAACCAGCGAGACCAGGAAGAATACGGCTAATGTGCCAAATGTAGGTGCACTTACTGACCGTATATTCTGGGACCAGCCGTAA
- a CDS encoding sugar O-acetyltransferase, which translates to MSTEREKMLVGQPYHINDPELVEIRYQTRELVDEFNNTGPRDKDLKEALQRKIFGSVGDNVHIEKAIRIDYGINTTIGSNVFINFNFVLLDCAPVSIGNNVFIAPNVQIYTARHPIDPIERNKHIGSASPVNIGNDVWIGGNCVILPGVSIGDGCTIGAGSVVTKSIPANSVAFGSPCAVIKATKS; encoded by the coding sequence ATGAGTACTGAAAGAGAAAAAATGTTGGTTGGACAACCCTATCATATTAATGATCCTGAGTTGGTTGAAATAAGATATCAAACAAGAGAGCTTGTAGATGAATTTAATAATACTGGTCCACGTGATAAGGATTTAAAAGAAGCTTTACAACGAAAAATTTTTGGTAGTGTAGGAGACAATGTTCATATCGAAAAGGCTATCAGGATTGATTATGGAATCAATACAACAATAGGCAGTAATGTCTTCATTAACTTTAATTTCGTGTTGCTGGATTGCGCTCCGGTTAGCATCGGCAATAACGTTTTTATTGCCCCGAATGTGCAGATATATACAGCACGCCACCCAATAGATCCCATAGAACGCAATAAGCATATTGGTTCTGCCAGTCCGGTTAATATAGGAAATGACGTTTGGATAGGAGGCAATTGTGTAATACTTCCAGGAGTTAGCATTGGGGATGGATGTACGATAGGAGCAGGTAGCGTTGTTACCAAAAGCATACCTGCAAATAGTGTGGCATTTGGATCCCCCTGCGCAGTAATTAAGGCCACCAAGAGCTAG
- a CDS encoding HAD family phosphatase — protein MQNIKNIIFDYGNVIFSIDFAKVQQSLKGLGISNVDEFYGHLQQDAIFDAFDRGQITAAQFRDRIREKANNAALSDEEIDTAWNSILVGIAEGTHDLLLQLKDKYRTFLLSNINDIHYNFIMKYLKDEFGFDNNDHLFEKIYYSHFTGKRKPEIAIFEQVLQENNLDPAETLFIDDSPQHLAAAKTLGIQTFLMTAPDTIKAFIEREQLL, from the coding sequence ATGCAAAATATTAAAAACATCATTTTTGACTACGGCAATGTTATCTTTAGTATTGACTTTGCGAAGGTGCAACAGTCGCTGAAGGGGCTGGGTATCAGCAACGTGGATGAATTTTATGGCCATTTGCAACAGGATGCCATATTTGATGCTTTTGACCGCGGGCAGATCACTGCCGCACAATTTAGAGATCGCATACGCGAAAAAGCTAATAATGCGGCGCTTTCTGACGAAGAAATTGATACAGCCTGGAACAGCATATTGGTAGGTATCGCCGAAGGTACACATGACCTGCTGCTGCAGCTGAAAGATAAGTACCGTACCTTTTTGCTCAGTAATATAAACGATATACACTACAACTTCATTATGAAGTACCTGAAAGATGAATTCGGGTTTGATAATAACGACCACCTTTTCGAGAAAATATACTATTCGCACTTCACCGGCAAGCGCAAGCCCGAGATTGCCATATTTGAACAGGTGTTACAAGAGAATAACCTTGACCCGGCCGAAACTTTATTTATTGACGATAGCCCGCAACACCTGGCTGCCGCTAAAACCTTAGGTATCCAAACCTTTTTAATGACTGCACCAGATACCATCAAGGCTTTTATTGAGCGTGAGCAATTGTTGTAA